A part of Larimichthys crocea isolate SSNF chromosome VII, L_crocea_2.0, whole genome shotgun sequence genomic DNA contains:
- the LOC109140726 gene encoding ovostatin homolog 2-like: MGHPGIHMWSWTLCVFLSWMSVGQAVAGPQYMVAIPAILEAGAETKFCASLLQPNETLVMTVTLMSQEENTTLLQKTSSEEFHTCVPFKVPLVQKEVVQKFEVDVRGDTFHSTEVRRVMIRVYKPMTFIQTDKPIYLPGQTGNLQIWHHM; this comes from the exons ATGGGTCATCCTGGGATCCACATGTGGTCATGGACACTTTGTGTCTTCTTGAGTTGGATGTCTGTGGGTCAAGCAGTGGCAGGACC GCAGTACATGGTAGCCATTCCTGCGATTCTTGAAGCTGGAGCTGAGACCAAATTCTGTGCAAGTCTCCTGCAGCCCAACGAGACATTGGTCATGACTGTCACTTTGATGTCTCAAGAGGAGAACACAACCCTCCTCCAGAAGACGTCCAGTGAAGAGTTTCACACTTGTGTTCCATTTAAG GTTCCTTTAGTGCAGAAGGAAGTGGTGCAGAAGTTTGAAGTGGACGTACGAGGTGATACATTTCACTCAACAGAAGTCAGGAGAGTCATGATCAGAGTCTATAAACCAATGACATTCATCCAAACTGATAAACCAATCTACCTGCCTGGACAAACAGGTAACCTTCAAATATGGCACCATATGTAG